From one Synechococcus sp. WH 8016 genomic stretch:
- the radA gene encoding DNA repair protein RadA, which yields MSRPASIFVCQSCGAQTRQFFGRCSSCGSWNSLVEQTAPKPDGRRRRAPAESAAAPVARRSTAMSDLGDRPIQRLESGYPELDRVLGGGVVPGSLVLVGGDPGIGKSTLLLQSASVMANRLSVLYVSAEESAQQVKLRWLRLGGESEGLQLLAETDLELVLEELEALRPDVAIIDSIQALHDANLSSAPGSVAQVRECAASLQRLAKRQNTALLLVGHVTKEGMLAGPKVLEHLVDAVLTFEGDRFASHRLLRAVKNRFGATHELGVFEMQGQGLVEVNNPSELFLSGDEASGVATIVACEGTRPLVVDLQALVSTTSYASPRRTATGIAVNRLHQILAVLEKHMGLPLSRFDCYLAVAGGLDVEEPAADLGVAAAVVASYRDLILPAGTVLLGELGLGGQLRPVGQLELRLQEAVRLGFRRAVVPKGCGLAKGQASVDLELHQAGSITEALVLALGVNPADDQA from the coding sequence GTGTCCCGACCCGCTTCAATCTTCGTTTGCCAGAGCTGTGGTGCCCAGACTCGACAGTTTTTTGGCCGCTGCAGCAGTTGCGGCAGCTGGAATTCTTTGGTTGAGCAAACAGCTCCGAAACCCGACGGCCGGCGCAGACGCGCGCCCGCCGAGTCAGCAGCAGCTCCAGTGGCGCGACGTTCCACCGCCATGTCTGATCTGGGTGATCGCCCGATTCAGCGGCTTGAGAGCGGTTATCCAGAATTGGATCGCGTCTTGGGCGGTGGCGTCGTCCCCGGCTCGCTCGTGCTCGTGGGGGGTGACCCAGGGATCGGCAAAAGCACGCTGCTGCTGCAAAGCGCATCGGTCATGGCGAACCGGCTGTCCGTTTTGTATGTGAGTGCTGAGGAATCAGCCCAGCAAGTGAAGTTGCGCTGGTTGCGTTTGGGTGGAGAGAGCGAGGGGCTTCAACTGCTTGCCGAGACAGACCTGGAGTTGGTGTTGGAAGAGCTTGAGGCTCTGCGGCCCGATGTGGCGATCATCGACAGCATTCAGGCCCTGCATGACGCCAACCTGTCGAGTGCTCCAGGGTCGGTTGCTCAAGTGAGGGAATGCGCCGCGTCTCTGCAGCGATTGGCCAAGCGCCAGAACACAGCTTTGCTGCTTGTCGGCCATGTGACCAAGGAGGGCATGTTGGCAGGGCCGAAGGTCCTAGAGCACTTGGTCGACGCCGTGCTCACGTTTGAGGGGGATCGTTTTGCCAGTCATCGACTTCTGCGTGCCGTAAAAAATCGCTTTGGTGCCACCCATGAACTGGGTGTGTTCGAAATGCAGGGCCAAGGTCTTGTTGAGGTCAACAATCCGAGTGAGTTGTTCCTGAGTGGAGATGAGGCCAGCGGTGTCGCCACGATCGTGGCCTGTGAGGGCACCAGGCCTCTTGTGGTGGATCTTCAGGCCTTGGTCAGCACCACGAGCTATGCGAGTCCAAGACGGACGGCTACAGGGATTGCCGTGAATCGATTGCATCAGATCCTTGCGGTGCTCGAAAAGCACATGGGCCTGCCCCTCTCACGTTTCGACTGCTACCTAGCTGTAGCGGGTGGTCTTGATGTGGAGGAGCCTGCGGCTGATTTGGGCGTGGCTGCAGCTGTTGTGGCGAGTTATCGCGATCTCATCTTGCCGGCAGGGACCGTCCTGCTGGGTGAACTTGGCCTTGGTGGTCAGCTCAGGCCTGTTGGGCAGTTGGAGTTGCGCTTGCAAGAGGCTGTCCGTCTTGGATTCAGACGAGCCGTGGTTCCCAAAGGCTGTGGACTCGCCAAAGGGCAGGCCAGCGTGGATTTGGAGCTGCACCAAGCTGGTTCGATCACGGAAGCGCTGGTTCTTGCCCTTGGCGTTAACCCTGCTGACGACCAAGCATGA
- a CDS encoding photosystem I assembly protein Ycf3, with translation MGTHLFWLPVPRSNRNDNFIDKSFTVMADLIVKLLPINARAKEAYVYYRDGLSAQNDGDYAEALENYEESLKLEENAIDRGETLKNIAIIYMSNGEEERALETYQKALDENPKQPSCLKNMGLIYEKRGRTAEEEGRRDDADGWFDLAADVWTQAVRLNPGGYLDIENWLKSTGRSNVDVYF, from the coding sequence ATGGGAACACACCTTTTTTGGCTTCCTGTGCCGCGCAGCAATCGAAACGACAACTTTATCGACAAAAGCTTCACGGTCATGGCCGATCTGATCGTGAAGCTACTGCCGATTAATGCCCGTGCCAAAGAAGCTTATGTGTACTACCGCGACGGCCTCTCCGCCCAGAACGACGGCGATTACGCCGAAGCCTTGGAAAACTACGAGGAAAGCCTGAAGCTGGAGGAGAACGCGATCGACCGGGGCGAGACCCTCAAAAACATCGCCATCATTTACATGAGCAATGGCGAGGAAGAGCGGGCGCTGGAGACCTACCAAAAGGCCTTGGATGAGAACCCCAAGCAACCGTCATGCCTGAAAAACATGGGTCTGATTTATGAAAAAAGAGGTCGTACAGCCGAGGAAGAGGGGCGTCGTGATGATGCCGATGGCTGGTTTGACCTGGCAGCTGACGTTTGGACCCAAGCCGTCAGGCTGAATCCTGGTGGCTATCTCGATATCGAGAACTGGCTGAAATCAACTGGCCGCAGCAACGTCGACGTGTACTTCTGA
- a CDS encoding cation-translocating P-type ATPase: MRSAVVTNSASATNSPPTMLLDVDGMKCGGCVRSVERTLLDQPGVCEASVNLVTRSAWLRFEDDAVADLDGVVEALTARGFRAQPRETNAFGAAVEADRSWGWWQQWRQLIVALVLLVLSVVGHLAEAGTVHVPPLGSLPFHAGLATVALVGPGRPILIAGWRAARMGVPTMDTLVSLGVGSAYLASLVALAWPQVGWPCFFNEPVMLLGFVLLGRFLEERARRRTGRALQDLAALQPDVARLLMDDGTIREVPVSALRPGERVQLLAGDRVPVDGIVREGHSAVDLSSLTGEPLPLDASPGAELSSGSLNLEATLMVEVQRIGRETALARIIDLVEQAQARKAPIQGLADRVAGQFCYAVVSFAILTFLFWWQVGCRLWPQVLDVPVALMDHGHAHGLHGSLGAGAETPLGLALQLSIAVLVVACPCALGLATPTVITVSSGLAAKQGWLFRGGDVIELAASVQRMVFDKTGTLTLGRPLVDSVLASKDPPQTLQLAASLEQTSRHPLAHALLQEAQRLQLPLLGVESSRTTPGAGMEGRLQGVEGLVRVGSPEWLRDQGVSWTEQQQQTLDSAVQRGQSLVAVALAENPLGLVTVDDRLRPDASLAIQRLRDQGQSVAMLSGDRRQTVERVGRELGFADADLAWQLLPHQKLERLELLRDQGAVAMVGDGINDAPALAAADLGIAVGTGTQIAQDTADLVLLGDRLEAVPEALCLAKRTMSKIRQNLIWAFGYNLIALPIAAGVLLPGFGLLLSPPLAALLMAFSSVSVVLNALSLRLR, translated from the coding sequence ATGCGTTCTGCAGTTGTGACAAATTCCGCTAGCGCCACAAATTCACCACCCACGATGCTTTTGGACGTGGATGGCATGAAGTGTGGTGGTTGTGTTCGTTCGGTCGAACGCACACTTCTGGATCAACCCGGGGTCTGTGAAGCCAGCGTGAATCTGGTAACCCGCAGCGCTTGGCTTCGTTTTGAAGACGATGCCGTTGCGGATCTTGATGGTGTTGTTGAGGCTTTAACGGCGCGAGGTTTCCGTGCCCAGCCTCGTGAGACCAATGCATTTGGTGCAGCGGTTGAGGCTGATCGCAGTTGGGGGTGGTGGCAGCAGTGGCGTCAGTTAATCGTTGCGCTTGTGCTGCTCGTGTTGTCCGTGGTGGGGCATCTGGCTGAAGCCGGAACCGTCCACGTTCCACCTCTTGGTTCGCTCCCTTTTCACGCCGGCTTGGCCACGGTTGCTTTGGTGGGGCCTGGGCGACCCATTCTCATCGCCGGATGGCGAGCCGCCCGCATGGGGGTGCCGACGATGGACACCCTGGTGAGCCTGGGCGTTGGAAGTGCCTACCTGGCGAGCTTGGTCGCTTTGGCTTGGCCTCAGGTGGGTTGGCCCTGCTTCTTTAACGAGCCGGTCATGCTCCTGGGCTTTGTGTTGCTCGGCCGCTTTCTTGAAGAGCGGGCGCGCCGCCGCACGGGCCGGGCGCTGCAGGACTTAGCGGCTCTCCAGCCTGATGTGGCGCGGCTGTTGATGGACGATGGCACGATCCGTGAGGTGCCTGTTTCGGCGCTTCGGCCAGGAGAGCGTGTTCAGCTTTTGGCCGGCGACCGCGTCCCGGTGGATGGAATCGTGCGTGAGGGGCATTCGGCTGTGGATCTTTCCAGCCTGACGGGTGAACCCTTACCGCTGGATGCTTCTCCAGGCGCTGAGCTCAGTTCCGGCAGCCTCAATCTGGAAGCCACCCTGATGGTTGAGGTGCAGCGGATTGGTCGTGAAACCGCTCTGGCTCGGATCATTGATTTGGTGGAGCAAGCCCAGGCAAGAAAAGCGCCGATTCAGGGGCTTGCCGATCGTGTAGCCGGCCAGTTTTGTTATGCGGTGGTGAGTTTTGCCATTCTCACGTTCCTGTTCTGGTGGCAGGTCGGTTGTCGTCTTTGGCCTCAGGTCCTTGATGTCCCTGTGGCCTTGATGGATCACGGCCATGCGCATGGTCTCCACGGCTCTCTTGGTGCGGGAGCTGAGACGCCTCTTGGTCTCGCTCTCCAACTCTCCATTGCGGTGCTTGTGGTGGCTTGCCCTTGTGCTTTGGGATTAGCCACTCCCACCGTCATCACCGTCTCGTCAGGCTTGGCCGCGAAGCAGGGCTGGTTGTTTCGAGGCGGTGATGTGATCGAGCTGGCAGCCTCCGTGCAGCGCATGGTGTTCGATAAAACAGGCACGCTCACCCTTGGCCGGCCTCTGGTTGATTCGGTGTTGGCGAGCAAGGATCCACCGCAGACGCTTCAGTTGGCGGCCAGCCTTGAGCAGACCAGCCGGCATCCACTCGCCCATGCGCTGTTGCAGGAGGCACAGCGGCTTCAGTTGCCTCTTCTAGGGGTTGAGTCCAGCCGCACCACTCCGGGTGCGGGGATGGAAGGTCGTTTGCAGGGAGTGGAAGGTCTGGTCCGCGTTGGTTCTCCCGAATGGCTGCGGGATCAAGGGGTGTCCTGGACGGAGCAACAGCAACAAACCCTCGATTCGGCTGTCCAGCGTGGGCAGTCGTTAGTGGCTGTTGCTTTGGCTGAAAATCCACTGGGTCTCGTCACCGTCGACGATCGACTTCGCCCGGATGCATCGCTCGCTATCCAGCGCTTACGAGATCAGGGCCAGTCCGTCGCGATGCTGAGTGGAGACCGTCGCCAGACCGTGGAACGGGTGGGACGTGAGCTTGGCTTTGCAGACGCTGATCTGGCTTGGCAGCTCTTGCCGCATCAAAAGCTTGAACGGCTTGAGCTTTTGAGAGACCAGGGTGCTGTGGCGATGGTGGGTGACGGAATCAACGATGCCCCCGCTTTGGCGGCAGCCGACCTCGGCATCGCCGTCGGCACAGGCACGCAAATCGCTCAGGACACGGCTGATCTTGTGCTGCTTGGTGACCGGCTTGAAGCGGTGCCAGAGGCCCTTTGCTTGGCGAAGCGAACGATGTCCAAGATCCGTCAGAACTTGATTTGGGCTTTTGGTTACAACCTCATTGCCCTGCCGATTGCTGCTGGTGTGCTTCTGCCCGGCTTTGGACTTCTCCTGTCCCCGCCCTTAGCAGCGTTGCTTATGGCATTCAGCTCGGTGTCAGTTGTGCTGAATGCCCTCAGCCTGCGGCTTCGTTAA
- the fabD gene encoding ACP S-malonyltransferase, with the protein MTIAWVFPGQGSQKSGMAAPVLTLPGAEERFALASRLLGRDLLAICQGEPDGDADPADLNDTSNTQPALFVVESLIVDELRRQEREPAFVAGHSLGELVALYAAGVFDVTTGLALMQRRSELMAAAEGGAMTAVIGFDRDQLESLVNSTAGVVIANDNSAAQVVISGTPDAVKSVSEQLTCKRAIPLAVSGAFHSPLMAEAAAAFKDHLEGLPFEDARVPVLSNTDPTPCSDAGQLKQRLSQQMTTGVRWRETMESLNSAGVDTLIEIGPGKVLSGLAKRSMTGVTTAQLSSSADLGL; encoded by the coding sequence ATGACGATCGCCTGGGTGTTCCCCGGACAGGGGTCTCAGAAGTCGGGCATGGCTGCGCCCGTGCTGACCCTTCCAGGAGCGGAAGAACGATTTGCACTCGCCTCCCGTCTGCTTGGCCGAGATTTGCTGGCGATCTGCCAAGGAGAACCCGATGGGGACGCTGATCCAGCCGATCTCAACGACACCAGCAACACGCAACCAGCGCTCTTCGTCGTTGAAAGCCTGATTGTGGATGAACTCCGCAGGCAAGAGCGCGAGCCCGCATTTGTCGCTGGCCATAGCCTCGGAGAACTGGTGGCCCTGTATGCCGCTGGTGTCTTTGATGTGACCACAGGCCTTGCGTTGATGCAGCGGCGCTCAGAGCTGATGGCAGCCGCTGAAGGCGGAGCGATGACTGCCGTCATCGGCTTTGACCGCGATCAGCTTGAAAGCCTTGTCAACAGCACGGCCGGCGTGGTGATCGCCAATGACAACAGCGCTGCGCAGGTGGTGATCTCAGGGACACCGGACGCTGTCAAAAGCGTGAGTGAGCAACTCACCTGCAAGCGCGCGATTCCCCTCGCCGTCTCCGGGGCCTTCCACTCGCCCCTGATGGCAGAAGCGGCTGCAGCCTTCAAGGACCATCTGGAGGGCCTGCCTTTCGAAGATGCTCGCGTCCCCGTGCTGAGCAATACCGATCCCACCCCCTGCAGCGACGCCGGTCAACTGAAGCAGCGCTTGTCTCAGCAAATGACCACGGGCGTTCGCTGGAGAGAAACCATGGAGTCGCTGAACTCAGCGGGAGTCGACACTTTGATCGAGATCGGGCCAGGGAAAGTGCTCAGTGGCTTGGCTAAAAGGTCCATGACGGGTGTCACAACTGCCCAGCTCTCGAGCTCCGCTGATTTGGGTCTCTAA
- a CDS encoding DNA polymerase III subunit delta': MSQLLREEQDLFADLVGQPLAETLLRAALQQGRLAPAYLFAGPEGVGRRLAVLRFLEGVLSEGQCNPRQRRRLAERNHPDLLWVEPSYSHQGRLLSRSEAEEAGVSRRTPPLVRLDQIRDISRFLSRQPLESSRGLVVLEEPEAMAEAAANALLKTLEEPGHGVLILLSAAPERLLSTIRSRCQLIRLIQLSVEDMQSVLQRLPAEVDQESAKQALMQPELVAMAGGSPGALLGHVKQWSRVSADLMGRLHALPTQPIEALGLARDLTEALDGEQQLWLINWLQQHHWREQKNEQILRKLEKLRVQLLSFVQPRLAWEVTFLDLMGL, translated from the coding sequence ATGAGCCAGTTGTTGCGCGAAGAGCAGGATCTGTTTGCTGATTTGGTGGGCCAGCCTCTAGCTGAGACCCTTTTAAGGGCAGCTCTGCAGCAAGGCCGCCTCGCTCCTGCCTATCTTTTCGCTGGTCCAGAAGGCGTAGGCCGTCGCCTGGCTGTTTTGAGATTCCTCGAGGGTGTGCTCAGTGAAGGCCAGTGCAATCCGCGCCAGCGGCGTCGCTTGGCAGAGCGCAACCACCCTGATCTCCTCTGGGTCGAACCCAGCTACAGCCATCAGGGACGTTTGCTCTCCCGCTCTGAAGCTGAAGAGGCCGGCGTGAGTCGGCGAACCCCTCCCCTTGTGAGGTTGGATCAGATTCGCGACATCAGTCGTTTTTTGTCACGGCAACCGCTGGAGTCGTCGCGAGGTCTTGTTGTGCTTGAGGAGCCTGAAGCGATGGCGGAAGCCGCCGCGAATGCTCTGCTCAAAACGCTTGAGGAACCAGGCCATGGAGTGTTGATTTTGTTGTCAGCGGCTCCCGAACGGTTGCTCTCCACGATTCGATCCCGCTGTCAGTTGATTCGATTGATCCAGCTAAGTGTGGAAGACATGCAGTCCGTGCTCCAACGTTTGCCCGCTGAGGTCGACCAAGAGTCTGCAAAGCAAGCGCTCATGCAGCCTGAGTTGGTTGCAATGGCTGGGGGCTCTCCAGGCGCGCTATTGGGTCATGTCAAGCAGTGGTCCAGGGTTTCTGCCGATTTGATGGGACGTTTGCACGCCTTGCCAACCCAGCCGATTGAAGCCCTCGGCCTCGCTCGTGATCTCACTGAGGCCCTTGATGGTGAGCAACAGCTTTGGCTCATCAATTGGCTACAACAGCACCATTGGAGGGAGCAAAAGAACGAGCAAATTCTCAGAAAACTCGAGAAATTACGCGTTCAATTGCTTTCGTTTGTGCAACCCAGATTGGCCTGGGAAGTGACGTTTCTGGATTTGATGGGGCTCTAA
- a CDS encoding beta-ketoacyl-ACP synthase III, with protein sequence MALVASGSAQANQTISNADLSERVQTSDEWIRTRTGIQSRRVSTPDESLNDLAIRAGAKALEMAHWEPDTLDMVLLATSTPDDLFGSAPRVQAGLKAHNAVAFDLTAACSGFLFALVTAAQYLRTGAMQRVLVIGADQLSRFVDWDDRSTCVLFGDGAGAVALEATSAEADGLLGFRLRSDGSRGHSLTLPQIPTSLPLVNTTRHQCGGYLPIQMNGQEVYKFAVREVPAILKELLEQTSTTPEQLDWLLLHQANQRILDAVADRFSIPHSKVLSNLANYGNTSASTIPLMLDEAVRDGRVAPGHLLASSGFGAGLSWGAALLRWQGPA encoded by the coding sequence ATGGCTCTGGTCGCAAGTGGCAGCGCCCAGGCGAACCAAACCATCAGCAATGCTGACCTCAGCGAGCGGGTGCAGACCAGCGATGAATGGATTCGCACCCGCACCGGAATTCAGTCTCGGCGTGTCAGCACTCCGGATGAGTCGCTAAACGACCTGGCGATCCGTGCTGGGGCAAAGGCCCTGGAGATGGCCCACTGGGAGCCAGACACCCTCGACATGGTGTTATTGGCCACCTCCACCCCTGACGACCTCTTTGGATCAGCACCAAGGGTTCAGGCCGGATTGAAAGCGCACAATGCCGTGGCCTTTGACCTCACGGCGGCCTGCAGCGGCTTTCTATTCGCGCTCGTGACAGCCGCCCAGTATCTGCGCACTGGCGCCATGCAACGGGTGCTGGTGATCGGCGCCGACCAGTTGAGCCGATTTGTCGACTGGGACGACAGAAGCACCTGTGTGCTGTTTGGTGACGGGGCTGGCGCCGTTGCCCTCGAAGCCACTTCTGCAGAAGCGGACGGCTTGTTGGGTTTTCGGCTGCGCAGCGATGGCAGCCGCGGCCATTCCCTGACCTTGCCCCAGATCCCCACCAGTCTTCCCCTGGTCAACACCACGCGCCATCAATGCGGGGGCTATCTACCGATTCAGATGAATGGACAAGAGGTGTACAAATTTGCCGTGCGCGAAGTGCCAGCCATCCTCAAGGAGCTTCTAGAACAAACATCCACAACCCCAGAGCAGCTGGACTGGCTGCTGCTCCATCAAGCCAACCAGCGCATTTTGGATGCCGTGGCGGATCGATTTTCCATCCCTCACTCCAAGGTCTTGAGCAACTTGGCGAACTACGGCAACACCTCTGCCTCCACGATCCCGCTCATGCTTGATGAAGCTGTGCGCGACGGGCGCGTAGCCCCTGGTCACCTACTGGCCAGTAGTGGCTTTGGCGCTGGCCTCAGTTGGGGAGCCGCATTGTTGCGTTGGCAAGGTCCCGCTTAG
- the rpaB gene encoding response regulator transcription factor RpaB encodes MTATAASKETILVVDDEASIRRILETRLSMIGYNVVTACDGTEALESFEQCNPDLVVLDVMMPKLDGYGVCQELRKESDVPIVMLTALGDVADRITGLELGADDYVVKPFSPKELEARIRCVLRRVEKEQVAGIPNSGVIQVADLRIDTNKRQVFRADERIRLTGMEFSLLELLVGRSGEPFSRGEILKDVWGYTPERHVDTRVVDVHISRLRSKLEDDPANPELILTARGTGYLFQRIIDSVAPEGS; translated from the coding sequence ATGACGGCCACAGCCGCCAGCAAGGAAACGATTCTCGTTGTCGACGACGAGGCCAGTATTCGACGCATTCTGGAAACTCGTCTGTCGATGATTGGTTACAACGTTGTAACCGCCTGCGACGGCACTGAAGCTCTCGAAAGCTTTGAACAGTGCAATCCAGACCTGGTGGTCTTGGACGTGATGATGCCCAAGCTGGACGGCTACGGCGTCTGCCAAGAATTGCGCAAGGAGTCGGATGTTCCGATCGTGATGCTCACCGCCTTGGGTGACGTTGCAGACAGGATTACTGGCCTTGAGCTCGGTGCTGACGACTATGTCGTCAAACCGTTTAGTCCTAAAGAGCTAGAAGCAAGAATCCGCTGCGTTCTTCGCCGCGTTGAGAAAGAACAGGTGGCTGGCATCCCCAACTCTGGGGTGATTCAAGTCGCAGATCTCCGCATCGACACCAATAAGCGTCAGGTGTTCCGTGCGGATGAACGCATCCGCCTCACCGGAATGGAGTTCAGTCTCCTCGAACTGCTCGTGGGTCGCTCTGGTGAACCATTCAGCCGCGGTGAAATCTTGAAGGATGTGTGGGGATATACACCTGAGCGTCACGTGGACACGAGGGTCGTGGATGTTCACATCTCACGGCTTCGCTCCAAACTCGAAGACGATCCGGCCAATCCCGAGCTGATCCTTACGGCTCGGGGAACCGGTTACTTGTTCCAGCGCATCATCGATTCCGTTGCACCCGAAGGATCCTGA
- the tmk gene encoding dTMP kinase, whose product MGRSKGRLLVLEGIDGCGKTTQLQQLSSWLPTSGLMPAGSQLIVTREPGGTALGTSLRELLLHPPQDADPGPTAELLMYAADRAQHVDRVIQPALERGDWVLSDRFTGSTMAYQGYGRSLDRVLITELERIATRGLSPDMTIWLDLPLELSVQRRGSREEDRMEAEGFAFLERVAKGFSDLAKTRGWVSVVADRPRLEVAEAIQTALLTRAAAWQS is encoded by the coding sequence ATGGGCAGGAGCAAGGGACGACTGCTGGTGCTGGAGGGCATTGATGGTTGTGGCAAAACCACCCAGCTTCAGCAGCTATCGAGTTGGCTCCCGACGAGCGGACTGATGCCCGCGGGGTCTCAGCTGATTGTCACTCGAGAACCGGGAGGAACGGCCTTGGGGACAAGCCTGCGTGAGCTTCTGCTCCACCCCCCTCAAGATGCTGACCCGGGGCCAACAGCAGAGTTGTTGATGTATGCAGCGGATCGTGCTCAGCATGTGGACCGAGTGATTCAGCCTGCTTTGGAGAGGGGTGATTGGGTGCTCAGTGATCGGTTCACGGGATCGACGATGGCGTACCAGGGATATGGACGAAGTCTCGACCGTGTGCTTATCACTGAGCTTGAACGCATTGCCACGCGAGGGCTCAGCCCCGACATGACGATCTGGCTTGATCTCCCTTTGGAATTGAGCGTTCAGCGCCGCGGAAGTCGTGAGGAAGATCGAATGGAAGCGGAAGGTTTTGCTTTCTTAGAGCGCGTTGCCAAGGGTTTCTCTGATTTGGCTAAGACGCGAGGCTGGGTGTCGGTTGTGGCTGACCGTCCGCGTCTGGAGGTTGCGGAGGCGATTCAAACGGCCTTGCTCACCCGGGCGGCAGCTTGGCAGTCATGA
- the plsX gene encoding phosphate acyltransferase PlsX: MHPKDPEFSPADEARSKPRRSKAVRRLVIWYRRNSAVTTLVDTATTSASAAGNVAESVGSMAGSVVTNAGSMAGQMLQPVMDPLRRLQSSEVGADGLIHERDRLWVAVDGMGGDHSPGEILDGSLQAIDRLPLRIRFVGETNRVLEAAEASGLTEPLNNAINAGHLELIPSGPSVEMHEEATVVRRKRDASINVAMDLVKRGDALAIYSAGNSGAVMASAIFRLGRLAGIDRPAIGALFPTKDPGQPVLVLDVGANMDCKPAYMHQFALLGNIYSRDVLQVDRPRIGLLNIGEEECKGNELALRTHELLKEETRLHFAGNCEGRDVLSGEFDVVVCDGFTGNVLLKFLESVGSVLLGVLRAELPRGRRGKVGSAFLRSNLKRIKKRLDHAEHGGALLLGVNGICVIGHGSSKALSVVSALRLAHSAASHGVMDDLAELSKPAPLKS, from the coding sequence TTGCACCCGAAGGATCCTGAATTCAGCCCGGCCGACGAAGCCAGGAGCAAACCACGCCGATCGAAGGCGGTTAGAAGACTGGTGATTTGGTACCGGCGCAATAGCGCCGTGACCACCCTTGTTGATACCGCTACCACCTCTGCCAGCGCCGCGGGCAATGTGGCTGAATCGGTTGGATCGATGGCAGGGAGCGTCGTCACCAACGCCGGAAGCATGGCGGGACAGATGCTCCAACCGGTGATGGACCCCCTACGCCGCCTGCAAAGTTCAGAGGTCGGCGCTGACGGGCTGATCCATGAGCGTGATCGCCTTTGGGTCGCCGTGGATGGCATGGGTGGAGACCATTCCCCTGGGGAGATCCTGGACGGCTCTCTTCAAGCCATCGATCGGCTGCCCTTGCGGATTCGCTTTGTTGGCGAAACAAACCGTGTCCTGGAAGCTGCGGAGGCCTCTGGACTCACAGAACCGCTCAACAACGCCATCAATGCAGGGCACCTGGAGCTGATCCCCAGCGGCCCCTCCGTGGAAATGCACGAAGAAGCCACGGTTGTGCGCCGGAAGCGCGATGCCAGCATCAATGTCGCCATGGACCTGGTGAAGCGCGGAGACGCCTTGGCGATTTACTCCGCAGGAAATTCTGGTGCTGTGATGGCTTCGGCCATCTTTCGCCTCGGTCGATTAGCGGGTATCGATCGACCTGCCATTGGAGCTCTGTTTCCCACCAAAGACCCCGGCCAACCGGTGCTCGTGCTGGATGTAGGAGCCAACATGGACTGCAAGCCTGCCTATATGCATCAATTTGCGTTGCTCGGCAACATCTATTCGCGCGACGTTCTCCAAGTCGATCGCCCTCGAATTGGCTTGCTCAACATTGGCGAAGAAGAATGCAAAGGCAATGAACTCGCCCTACGCACCCACGAGTTACTGAAAGAGGAAACCCGTCTTCATTTCGCCGGAAATTGCGAAGGAAGAGATGTTTTATCCGGGGAATTTGATGTGGTGGTTTGCGATGGCTTTACGGGCAATGTGCTGCTGAAATTCCTTGAGTCCGTCGGCAGTGTTCTGCTCGGTGTGCTCAGGGCCGAATTACCGCGGGGACGCCGCGGCAAAGTTGGCTCAGCCTTCCTACGCAGCAATCTCAAACGCATCAAAAAACGGCTCGACCACGCGGAACACGGCGGCGCGCTTCTGCTTGGGGTGAATGGGATTTGCGTGATCGGTCATGGAAGCAGCAAAGCCCTATCTGTAGTGAGCGCTCTGCGCTTGGCACACTCCGCTGCAAGTCATGGTGTGATGGACGATCTCGCCGAACTCAGCAAGCCAGCACCGCTCAAAAGCTGA
- a CDS encoding response regulator transcription factor — protein sequence MKPSILLIEDDRDMSELVGGHLEHSGFDVQRADDGIKGQALALQYTPDLILLDLMLPNVDGLTLCQRLRRDERTASIPILMLTALGGTKDKVSGFNSGADDYLTKPFDLEELQARVKALLRRSNRAPIGTSGNHHEILSYGPLTLVPERFEAIWFDHPVRLTHLEFELLHCLLQRHGQTVAPSLILKEVWGYEPDDDIETIRVHVRHLRTKLEPDPRKPRFIKTVYGAGYCLELPTGSQLDGLQDVLAQARQDREQKAEATNRATA from the coding sequence ATGAAGCCTTCCATCCTGCTGATCGAAGACGACCGGGACATGAGCGAACTGGTAGGCGGCCACTTAGAGCACAGTGGTTTTGATGTTCAACGCGCCGACGACGGTATTAAGGGTCAGGCTCTCGCACTGCAATACACCCCTGATTTAATCCTTCTCGATTTAATGCTGCCCAATGTGGACGGTCTCACGCTCTGCCAACGACTGCGCAGAGATGAAAGAACAGCTTCCATTCCAATCCTGATGTTGACAGCTTTAGGTGGCACGAAAGACAAGGTGAGCGGATTCAATTCAGGAGCTGATGATTACCTCACAAAACCCTTCGACCTCGAAGAGCTTCAAGCACGCGTGAAAGCACTTCTGAGGCGTAGCAACAGAGCTCCTATCGGAACATCCGGGAATCATCACGAAATTCTTAGTTATGGACCGCTAACCCTGGTACCAGAACGTTTTGAGGCCATTTGGTTCGATCATCCCGTCCGCCTCACCCACCTGGAATTCGAGCTTCTTCATTGCCTGCTCCAACGTCATGGTCAAACGGTTGCTCCCTCTCTCATCCTCAAAGAGGTTTGGGGTTATGAGCCAGATGACGATATCGAAACAATTCGCGTTCACGTCCGTCACCTACGCACCAAATTAGAACCAGACCCACGCAAGCCCCGTTTTATCAAAACGGTTTATGGAGCTGGGTACTGCCTTGAACTGCCCACCGGGTCTCAACTCGATGGACTGCAAGATGTGCTCGCTCAAGCGCGCCAAGATCGAGAGCAAAAAGCTGAAGCCACGAATCGGGCAACCGCTTGA